In Alkalihalobacillus sp. AL-G, the genomic stretch CAAAGGTTTCCATCATGACCTTTTTCTGTTGCTCACGAAACTTTTGAGAGGTCAGTAAGCCCATAATTTCTTTTTCCAAAGCCGGATCCTTCATGATTTCAATCATCATTTTCCGGTATTCGGGGTCCTTCATCAATGATTTAAGCAATTCCTCATTCTGCTTCTTCATGCTTTTTGCAAGTGCCTCAGCAGTCTTCGGATCCTTCATTAACTCTTTCCAGAATTTCTTCCCCTTTTTTGATGTCAACGTTTCCTCAATGGTTTTCTTTACAAAGGCTTGATCCATTATGATTTCTTGCTTTACTTTTTCATCGGTTAAAACTTCTTTTATTGCTTTTTTACCCTCGTCTGATTTTAAAAGATCGACAAGCATTTTTTTCGTTTCTTCATAACTCCCCGGGCCTTCTGCTTCCGCAGGTGTACACCCTTGTAAAAACAAATAACCGAAGGAGATGAGGAGGACGAACATCCAGTTTTTCATCCTAGAGTGCCCCTTTCAATAAATCAATCTTACCTTTAGCGTTAGAGAAAGATGTGACAAATATGCGGACTAAATAAAGGAAACTGGCTTTTTTAGTAGTGGATTGATACAATCGTTACGGAATAAAATTAGTGTGTGTTCAAAAAGCAAATGAATCAGAAATCTGGTTACTTTTTGAATATCCTCTAAAAGGGGAAATATGAACAGTGAATATACGAAAATGGGTTTATCTATTTTTTACCACATTATTAATCGGAGGAGTCAGCGCAATCATCGTTGGAATGTTGTTACGCTGGCAAGATATCGAAGGGGTAGGTAG encodes the following:
- the gerD gene encoding spore germination lipoprotein GerD, whose protein sequence is MKNWMFVLLISFGYLFLQGCTPAEAEGPGSYEETKKMLVDLLKSDEGKKAIKEVLTDEKVKQEIIMDQAFVKKTIEETLTSKKGKKFWKELMKDPKTAEALAKSMKKQNEELLKSLMKDPEYRKMMIEIMKDPALEKEIMGLLTSQKFREQQKKVMMETFESPLVKAQIAEMVKKSVEEAIKSGDALKKEEGKKDDKGGGGGQNQGQQ